One Hemibagrus wyckioides isolate EC202008001 linkage group LG07, SWU_Hwy_1.0, whole genome shotgun sequence DNA segment encodes these proteins:
- the ccdc166 gene encoding uncharacterized protein ccdc166 isoform X1, whose translation MHDTLTKTLGNLKMRAEQLQRDNQGLQNDANQIPMESQELTSYMLKQTQKHHNEINLSDQSQQNLEALNKQRGEMVEKHNEQVNGLKEEILEKENELALQNLEIAKLGDKKSLQQQHLDRITELEQEVISAHCHHSESLNAIKANNFIEKERHKAACKHTVWELTLKAKKEASTSLLSYIQKVPEEYHRLHEELQHLIQRAQALRSHQQLLQMKRRQLLLEKEYVQELQCLRTSTAQVDCFQLTDLGILNNKPHFD comes from the exons GCATGACACTCTGACCAAAACACTCGGCAATCTCAAGATGAGGGCAGAACAACT ACAAAGAGATAATCAGGGTCTCCAGAATGACGCCAACCAGATACCCATGGAGAGT CAAGAGCTCACATCCTATATGTTGAAGCAAACACAGAAGCACCACAATGAGATTAATCTGAGTGATCAGAGTCAACAGAACCTGGAAGCACTCAATAAACAGAGAGGGGAGATGGTGGAGAAACACAATGAGCAGGTCAATG GCCTGAAGGAGGAGATTTTGGAGAAGGAGAATGAGTTGGCTCTGCAGAATCTTGAAATAGCTAAGCTTGGGGATAAAAAG agtcTGCAGCAACAGCATTTGGATCGTATAactgagctggagcaggagGTGATATCTGCACACTGTCATCACTCTGAATCTCTTAATGCTATAAAAGCTAACAACTTCATTGAGAAGGAGCGCCACAAGGCtgcatgtaaacacacagtgtGGGAACTCACACTCAAAGCTAAAAAG gaagCGTCAACCTCTCTGCTGTCTTACATACAGAAGGTGCCTGAAGAGTACCATCGTCTACATGAGGAACTACAGCACCTTATACAAAGAGCTCAAGCTTTGCGCAGCCACCAGCAGCTCCTGCAGATGAAGCGCAGACAACTGCTGCTTGAGAAAGAGTATGTGCAGGAGCTGCAGTGTCTGAGGACCTCCACAGCTCAAGTGGACTGCTTCCAACTGACAGATCTTGGGATACTGAATAATAAACCACACTTTGATTAG
- the ccdc166 gene encoding uncharacterized protein ccdc166 isoform X2: MRAEQLQRDNQGLQNDANQIPMESQELTSYMLKQTQKHHNEINLSDQSQQNLEALNKQRGEMVEKHNEQVNGLKEEILEKENELALQNLEIAKLGDKKSLQQQHLDRITELEQEVISAHCHHSESLNAIKANNFIEKERHKAACKHTVWELTLKAKKEASTSLLSYIQKVPEEYHRLHEELQHLIQRAQALRSHQQLLQMKRRQLLLEKEYVQELQCLRTSTAQVDCFQLTDLGILNNKPHFD, translated from the exons ATGAGGGCAGAACAACT ACAAAGAGATAATCAGGGTCTCCAGAATGACGCCAACCAGATACCCATGGAGAGT CAAGAGCTCACATCCTATATGTTGAAGCAAACACAGAAGCACCACAATGAGATTAATCTGAGTGATCAGAGTCAACAGAACCTGGAAGCACTCAATAAACAGAGAGGGGAGATGGTGGAGAAACACAATGAGCAGGTCAATG GCCTGAAGGAGGAGATTTTGGAGAAGGAGAATGAGTTGGCTCTGCAGAATCTTGAAATAGCTAAGCTTGGGGATAAAAAG agtcTGCAGCAACAGCATTTGGATCGTATAactgagctggagcaggagGTGATATCTGCACACTGTCATCACTCTGAATCTCTTAATGCTATAAAAGCTAACAACTTCATTGAGAAGGAGCGCCACAAGGCtgcatgtaaacacacagtgtGGGAACTCACACTCAAAGCTAAAAAG gaagCGTCAACCTCTCTGCTGTCTTACATACAGAAGGTGCCTGAAGAGTACCATCGTCTACATGAGGAACTACAGCACCTTATACAAAGAGCTCAAGCTTTGCGCAGCCACCAGCAGCTCCTGCAGATGAAGCGCAGACAACTGCTGCTTGAGAAAGAGTATGTGCAGGAGCTGCAGTGTCTGAGGACCTCCACAGCTCAAGTGGACTGCTTCCAACTGACAGATCTTGGGATACTGAATAATAAACCACACTTTGATTAG